Proteins co-encoded in one Malus sylvestris chromosome 9, drMalSylv7.2, whole genome shotgun sequence genomic window:
- the LOC126582052 gene encoding uncharacterized protein LOC126582052 isoform X2: MAGRWDVGFPRTSASSLREQATRTILRNVRSQGHTYVELREEGKKFIFFCTLCLAPCYSDKVLFDHLKGNLHNDRLAAAKVTLLQSNPWPFNDGMVFFHNSDETDKQLVVPDGNKRKILESHDNENNLAVVKYRENLISNGNGNFGADGHECNKHSDGANSSLAIPHILFRDEITDIEVKQVGFGQIAARLLEKDELSNCISRIWCEWLGKRTESNDLLTVPEHNFAVVAFSYNIDLGRKGLLDDVKMLLSSSPTEETENGECSSSKRKKFFSDPEDISESLSNQFDSCGEDSSASSGATSRLLLERYDDQLLHTRFINKSIRRELRRQQRLASGRMCDICQQKMLPGKDVATLINLKTGRLACSSRNANGAFHVFHTSCLIHWILLCEVEMITNQSASSKVRRRSRRKTAAKCNGKDDQLIALSSQMHSVFCPECQGTGILIDNDDLEKPNLPLSQLFKYKIKVSDARRAWMKSPEMLENCSTGFHFPSQSEEGIESFDLFVLGKGETVEVAAFLQSRLNRVGVENTGNHVAVCSSR; encoded by the exons ATGGCGGGAAGGTGGGACGTTGGGTTTCCAAGGACTAGTGCTAGTAGTCTTAGAGAGCAAGCCACAAGAACAATTCTTCGCAACGTGAGGTCACAAGGGCACACATATGTTGAGCTACGAGAAGAGGGGAAAAAGTTCATTTTCTTCTGCACTTTGTGCCTTGCGCCATGTTATAGTGATAAGGTGCTGTTTGATCACTTGAAGGGTAATCTTCACAATGACAGGTTAGCTGCTGCTAAGGTTACTCTCTTGCAATCAAACCCGTGGCCTTTTAACGACGGTATGGTTTTCTTTCATAATTCAGATGAGACTGATAAGCAGTTGGTGGTTCCAGATGGCAATAAACGTAAGATTTTGGAGTCTCATGACAATGAAAACAATCTTGCTGTTGTCAAATATAGGGAAAATTTGATATCTAATGGCAATGGGAATTTTGGTgctgatggtcatgaatgtaaTAAGCATTCTGATGGAGCGAATTCCTCTCTGGCAATCCCTCATATTCTGTTTAGGGATGAAATTACTGACATAGAAGTGAAGCAGGTAGGCTTTGGACAAATTGCTGCAAGGCTCCTCGAGAAGGATGAGCTGTCAAATTGTATTAGTAGAATATGGTGTGAATGGTTGGGGAAAAGGACAGAGAGCAATGATTTACTCACGGTTCCTGAGCACAACTTTGCGGTCGTTGCCTTCAGTTACAATATTGATTTAGGTAGGAAGGGATTACTTGATGATGTAAAGATGCTTCTTTCATCCAGTCCTACAGAAGAAACAGAGAATGGTGAATGCAGCAGCAGTAAGAGAAAGAAATTCTTCTCTGACCCTGAAGATATTAGTGAATCTCTAAGTAATCAGTTTGATTCATGTGGGGAAGATTCATCTGCTTCCAGCGGTGCAACATCAAGATTGCTTTTAGAACGGTATGATGATCAGCTTCTGCACACAAGATTTATTAACAAGTCTATAAGGAGAGAGTTAAGACGGCAACAGCGTTTAGCTTCGGGCAGAATGTGTGATATCTGTCAACAGAAGATGCTTCCTGGGAAAGATGTAGCCACTCTCATAAATTTGAAGACAGGAAGGCTTGCTTGCAGTAGTCGAAATGCGAATGGG GCTTTTCATGTGTTTCATACTTCCTGCCTTATACACTGGATACTTCTGTGTGAAGTTGAGATGATCACGAATCAGTCCGCTAGTTCAAAAGTGAGGAGAAGATCGAGGAGAAAAACTGCAGCTAAGTGCAATGGAAAAGATGATCAGTTGATAGCATTGAGCTCACAAATGCATTCTGTATTCTGCCCAGAGTGTCAGGGCACTGGTATCCTCATAGATAACGATGACCTGGAGAAACCAAATCTCCCTTTGTCTCAG CTATTCAAGTATAAGATAAAGGTGAGTGATGCACGTAGAGCATGGATGAAGAGTCCCGAAATGTTGGAGAATTGCTCGACGGGATTTCATTTCCCTTCCCAatctgaagaaggaattgaG TCTTTTGATTTATTTGTGCTAGGAAAAGGTGAAACCGTTGAAGTTGCTGCGTTTTTACAGAGCAGATTGAATAGAGTTGGTGTCGAGAATACTGGGAACCATGTAGCTGTATGTAGTTCACGGTAG
- the LOC126582052 gene encoding uncharacterized protein LOC126582052 isoform X1, which produces MAGRWDVGFPRTSASSLREQATRTILRNVRSQGHTYVELREEGKKFIFFCTLCLAPCYSDKVLFDHLKGNLHNDRLAAAKVTLLQSNPWPFNDGMVFFHNSDETDKQLVVPDGNKRKILESHDNENNLAVVKYRENLISNGNGNFGADGHECNKHSDGANSSLAIPHILFRDEITDIEVKQVGFGQIAARLLEKDELSNCISRIWCEWLGKRTESNDLLTVPEHNFAVVAFSYNIDLGRKGLLDDVKMLLSSSPTEETENGECSSSKRKKFFSDPEDISESLSNQFDSCGEDSSASSGATSRLLLERYDDQLLHTRFINKSIRRELRRQQRLASGRMCDICQQKMLPGKDVATLINLKTGRLACSSRNANGAFHVFHTSCLIHWILLCEVEMITNQSASSKVRRRSRRKTAAKCNGKDDQLIALSSQMHSVFCPECQGTGILIDNDDLEKPNLPLSQLFKYKIKVSDARRAWMKSPEMLENCSTGFHFPSQSEEGIEVSSFDLFVLGKGETVEVAAFLQSRLNRVGVENTGNHVAVCSSR; this is translated from the exons ATGGCGGGAAGGTGGGACGTTGGGTTTCCAAGGACTAGTGCTAGTAGTCTTAGAGAGCAAGCCACAAGAACAATTCTTCGCAACGTGAGGTCACAAGGGCACACATATGTTGAGCTACGAGAAGAGGGGAAAAAGTTCATTTTCTTCTGCACTTTGTGCCTTGCGCCATGTTATAGTGATAAGGTGCTGTTTGATCACTTGAAGGGTAATCTTCACAATGACAGGTTAGCTGCTGCTAAGGTTACTCTCTTGCAATCAAACCCGTGGCCTTTTAACGACGGTATGGTTTTCTTTCATAATTCAGATGAGACTGATAAGCAGTTGGTGGTTCCAGATGGCAATAAACGTAAGATTTTGGAGTCTCATGACAATGAAAACAATCTTGCTGTTGTCAAATATAGGGAAAATTTGATATCTAATGGCAATGGGAATTTTGGTgctgatggtcatgaatgtaaTAAGCATTCTGATGGAGCGAATTCCTCTCTGGCAATCCCTCATATTCTGTTTAGGGATGAAATTACTGACATAGAAGTGAAGCAGGTAGGCTTTGGACAAATTGCTGCAAGGCTCCTCGAGAAGGATGAGCTGTCAAATTGTATTAGTAGAATATGGTGTGAATGGTTGGGGAAAAGGACAGAGAGCAATGATTTACTCACGGTTCCTGAGCACAACTTTGCGGTCGTTGCCTTCAGTTACAATATTGATTTAGGTAGGAAGGGATTACTTGATGATGTAAAGATGCTTCTTTCATCCAGTCCTACAGAAGAAACAGAGAATGGTGAATGCAGCAGCAGTAAGAGAAAGAAATTCTTCTCTGACCCTGAAGATATTAGTGAATCTCTAAGTAATCAGTTTGATTCATGTGGGGAAGATTCATCTGCTTCCAGCGGTGCAACATCAAGATTGCTTTTAGAACGGTATGATGATCAGCTTCTGCACACAAGATTTATTAACAAGTCTATAAGGAGAGAGTTAAGACGGCAACAGCGTTTAGCTTCGGGCAGAATGTGTGATATCTGTCAACAGAAGATGCTTCCTGGGAAAGATGTAGCCACTCTCATAAATTTGAAGACAGGAAGGCTTGCTTGCAGTAGTCGAAATGCGAATGGG GCTTTTCATGTGTTTCATACTTCCTGCCTTATACACTGGATACTTCTGTGTGAAGTTGAGATGATCACGAATCAGTCCGCTAGTTCAAAAGTGAGGAGAAGATCGAGGAGAAAAACTGCAGCTAAGTGCAATGGAAAAGATGATCAGTTGATAGCATTGAGCTCACAAATGCATTCTGTATTCTGCCCAGAGTGTCAGGGCACTGGTATCCTCATAGATAACGATGACCTGGAGAAACCAAATCTCCCTTTGTCTCAG CTATTCAAGTATAAGATAAAGGTGAGTGATGCACGTAGAGCATGGATGAAGAGTCCCGAAATGTTGGAGAATTGCTCGACGGGATTTCATTTCCCTTCCCAatctgaagaaggaattgaGGTTTCT TCTTTTGATTTATTTGTGCTAGGAAAAGGTGAAACCGTTGAAGTTGCTGCGTTTTTACAGAGCAGATTGAATAGAGTTGGTGTCGAGAATACTGGGAACCATGTAGCTGTATGTAGTTCACGGTAG
- the LOC126582052 gene encoding uncharacterized protein LOC126582052 isoform X4: MAGRWDVGFPRTSASSLREQATRTILRNVRSQGHTYVELREEGKKFIFFCTLCLAPCYSDKVLFDHLKGNLHNDRLAAAKVTLLQSNPWPFNDGMVFFHNSDETDKQLVVPDGNKRKILESHDNENNLAVVKYRENLISNGNGNFGADGHECNKHSDGANSSLAIPHILFRDEITDIEVKQVGFGQIAARLLEKDELSNCISRIWCEWLGKRTESNDLLTVPEHNFAVVAFSYNIDLGRKGLLDDVKMLLSSSPTEETENGECSSSKRKKFFSDPEDISESLSNQFDSCGEDSSASSGATSRLLLERYDDQLLHTRFINKSIRRELRRQQRLASGRMCDICQQKMLPGKDVATLINLKTGRLACSSRNANGAFHVFHTSCLIHWILLCEVEMITNQSASSKVRRRSRRKTAAKCNGKDDQLIALSSQMHSVFCPECQGTGILIDNDDLEKPNLPLSQLFKYKIKVSDARRAWMKSPEMLENCSTGFHFPSQSEEGIEEKVKPLKLLRFYRAD, translated from the exons ATGGCGGGAAGGTGGGACGTTGGGTTTCCAAGGACTAGTGCTAGTAGTCTTAGAGAGCAAGCCACAAGAACAATTCTTCGCAACGTGAGGTCACAAGGGCACACATATGTTGAGCTACGAGAAGAGGGGAAAAAGTTCATTTTCTTCTGCACTTTGTGCCTTGCGCCATGTTATAGTGATAAGGTGCTGTTTGATCACTTGAAGGGTAATCTTCACAATGACAGGTTAGCTGCTGCTAAGGTTACTCTCTTGCAATCAAACCCGTGGCCTTTTAACGACGGTATGGTTTTCTTTCATAATTCAGATGAGACTGATAAGCAGTTGGTGGTTCCAGATGGCAATAAACGTAAGATTTTGGAGTCTCATGACAATGAAAACAATCTTGCTGTTGTCAAATATAGGGAAAATTTGATATCTAATGGCAATGGGAATTTTGGTgctgatggtcatgaatgtaaTAAGCATTCTGATGGAGCGAATTCCTCTCTGGCAATCCCTCATATTCTGTTTAGGGATGAAATTACTGACATAGAAGTGAAGCAGGTAGGCTTTGGACAAATTGCTGCAAGGCTCCTCGAGAAGGATGAGCTGTCAAATTGTATTAGTAGAATATGGTGTGAATGGTTGGGGAAAAGGACAGAGAGCAATGATTTACTCACGGTTCCTGAGCACAACTTTGCGGTCGTTGCCTTCAGTTACAATATTGATTTAGGTAGGAAGGGATTACTTGATGATGTAAAGATGCTTCTTTCATCCAGTCCTACAGAAGAAACAGAGAATGGTGAATGCAGCAGCAGTAAGAGAAAGAAATTCTTCTCTGACCCTGAAGATATTAGTGAATCTCTAAGTAATCAGTTTGATTCATGTGGGGAAGATTCATCTGCTTCCAGCGGTGCAACATCAAGATTGCTTTTAGAACGGTATGATGATCAGCTTCTGCACACAAGATTTATTAACAAGTCTATAAGGAGAGAGTTAAGACGGCAACAGCGTTTAGCTTCGGGCAGAATGTGTGATATCTGTCAACAGAAGATGCTTCCTGGGAAAGATGTAGCCACTCTCATAAATTTGAAGACAGGAAGGCTTGCTTGCAGTAGTCGAAATGCGAATGGG GCTTTTCATGTGTTTCATACTTCCTGCCTTATACACTGGATACTTCTGTGTGAAGTTGAGATGATCACGAATCAGTCCGCTAGTTCAAAAGTGAGGAGAAGATCGAGGAGAAAAACTGCAGCTAAGTGCAATGGAAAAGATGATCAGTTGATAGCATTGAGCTCACAAATGCATTCTGTATTCTGCCCAGAGTGTCAGGGCACTGGTATCCTCATAGATAACGATGACCTGGAGAAACCAAATCTCCCTTTGTCTCAG CTATTCAAGTATAAGATAAAGGTGAGTGATGCACGTAGAGCATGGATGAAGAGTCCCGAAATGTTGGAGAATTGCTCGACGGGATTTCATTTCCCTTCCCAatctgaagaaggaattgaG GAAAAGGTGAAACCGTTGAAGTTGCTGCGTTTTTACAGAGCAGATTGA
- the LOC126582052 gene encoding uncharacterized protein LOC126582052 isoform X3, which produces MAGRWDVGFPRTSASSLREQATRTILRNVRSQGHTYVELREEGKKFIFFCTLCLAPCYSDKVLFDHLKGNLHNDRLAAAKVTLLQSNPWPFNDGMVFFHNSDETDKQLVVPDGNKRKILESHDNENNLAVVKYRENLISNGNGNFGADGHECNKHSDGANSSLAIPHILFRDEITDIEVKQVGFGQIAARLLEKDELSNCISRIWCEWLGKRTESNDLLTVPEHNFAVVAFSYNIDLGRKGLLDDVKMLLSSSPTEETENGECSSSKRKKFFSDPEDISESLSNQFDSCGEDSSASSGATSRLLLERYDDQLLHTRFINKSIRRELRRQQRLASGRMCDICQQKMLPGKDVATLINLKTGRLACSSRNANGAFHVFHTSCLIHWILLCEVEMITNQSASSKVRRRSRRKTAAKCNGKDDQLIALSSQMHSVFCPECQGTGILIDNDDLEKPNLPLSQLFKYKIKVSDARRAWMKSPEMLENCSTGFHFPSQSEEGIEVSEKVKPLKLLRFYRAD; this is translated from the exons ATGGCGGGAAGGTGGGACGTTGGGTTTCCAAGGACTAGTGCTAGTAGTCTTAGAGAGCAAGCCACAAGAACAATTCTTCGCAACGTGAGGTCACAAGGGCACACATATGTTGAGCTACGAGAAGAGGGGAAAAAGTTCATTTTCTTCTGCACTTTGTGCCTTGCGCCATGTTATAGTGATAAGGTGCTGTTTGATCACTTGAAGGGTAATCTTCACAATGACAGGTTAGCTGCTGCTAAGGTTACTCTCTTGCAATCAAACCCGTGGCCTTTTAACGACGGTATGGTTTTCTTTCATAATTCAGATGAGACTGATAAGCAGTTGGTGGTTCCAGATGGCAATAAACGTAAGATTTTGGAGTCTCATGACAATGAAAACAATCTTGCTGTTGTCAAATATAGGGAAAATTTGATATCTAATGGCAATGGGAATTTTGGTgctgatggtcatgaatgtaaTAAGCATTCTGATGGAGCGAATTCCTCTCTGGCAATCCCTCATATTCTGTTTAGGGATGAAATTACTGACATAGAAGTGAAGCAGGTAGGCTTTGGACAAATTGCTGCAAGGCTCCTCGAGAAGGATGAGCTGTCAAATTGTATTAGTAGAATATGGTGTGAATGGTTGGGGAAAAGGACAGAGAGCAATGATTTACTCACGGTTCCTGAGCACAACTTTGCGGTCGTTGCCTTCAGTTACAATATTGATTTAGGTAGGAAGGGATTACTTGATGATGTAAAGATGCTTCTTTCATCCAGTCCTACAGAAGAAACAGAGAATGGTGAATGCAGCAGCAGTAAGAGAAAGAAATTCTTCTCTGACCCTGAAGATATTAGTGAATCTCTAAGTAATCAGTTTGATTCATGTGGGGAAGATTCATCTGCTTCCAGCGGTGCAACATCAAGATTGCTTTTAGAACGGTATGATGATCAGCTTCTGCACACAAGATTTATTAACAAGTCTATAAGGAGAGAGTTAAGACGGCAACAGCGTTTAGCTTCGGGCAGAATGTGTGATATCTGTCAACAGAAGATGCTTCCTGGGAAAGATGTAGCCACTCTCATAAATTTGAAGACAGGAAGGCTTGCTTGCAGTAGTCGAAATGCGAATGGG GCTTTTCATGTGTTTCATACTTCCTGCCTTATACACTGGATACTTCTGTGTGAAGTTGAGATGATCACGAATCAGTCCGCTAGTTCAAAAGTGAGGAGAAGATCGAGGAGAAAAACTGCAGCTAAGTGCAATGGAAAAGATGATCAGTTGATAGCATTGAGCTCACAAATGCATTCTGTATTCTGCCCAGAGTGTCAGGGCACTGGTATCCTCATAGATAACGATGACCTGGAGAAACCAAATCTCCCTTTGTCTCAG CTATTCAAGTATAAGATAAAGGTGAGTGATGCACGTAGAGCATGGATGAAGAGTCCCGAAATGTTGGAGAATTGCTCGACGGGATTTCATTTCCCTTCCCAatctgaagaaggaattgaGGTTTCT GAAAAGGTGAAACCGTTGAAGTTGCTGCGTTTTTACAGAGCAGATTGA